GGAGGTATATTTAGCATCACATCTATCACAAGGGTGCAACACCTTTTCCTCCcgtttttttcttctctttGGGCCCGTACTTGACTGCAGTTTGTTTCTCCGATGCTTGCCATTGCTCAATGTTTCCGGCTCATAGTTCCCgctgtcatcatcatcatcgtcaagaaattcattctttttaatttttaaaattgactcCAATGTGTCATTCGAATTCTGAAAACTATAAATTGAATcacaaagttaatttaatggcATAGtagtatttgataattttattggaaatgtaaattttggcaaaatgtaaaaaagcactgtaaaaaagcattaaaaaagcacacaaatattttgaaatttatgagTTTTCTTAttgaatatgtaaattgattacaaaatttaaaatcaccCTCTTGATATAATGTTAATGGTAAGTGATTACCGTATtcattcctttttttatataaatttgtaaattaaatattaaatggtgtaaaatgttttattactcatCAAGTATGTCTTCTTTTTTGACATCCTTTATCTCTGCATCTTCTGTACCGTGAGAAGTCAACATATGGGCCTGAAACGCATCTGTCCCACCACTGGGGCTAACAAGCCCACATATGTTACACTCCCAACTGTAAATAAGTGAGAAACTATTCCATTAGAGATTATTTCTTTCtatatgtaaaaacaaaacaatgtaaattacctgtctttatttactttgtgtCTCTTTCTGCGTTTAACTTCAGCACtagatttcttttttctctTGTCAACTTTACGCTGTCGCTTGTGTTTAGTGAGAGCTAAAGGCTCATCCTCGGAATCGTTATCTGTTTTACATAAGTCATCGTACACACTCTCAAACACTTCGTTTTTCACTGTACATAAGTTGGAAGACGACGTTCGACAATCGAACAacggatttttatttattatagctTCAAAAGTGTCTTTTAGCTTTTTATACTCCTTTTCAGCGCGTTCAAGCTCATTTACAAGATCGTAACAAGTCTTACACACATATTTGGAATAATTTTCGCAACTGGTTAAAGTGGCTTGAGATAGATTGCACAGAAATTCGTAAAGAGTTACGTTGGACACCACCGTTTTCGTACTGTGTATCTCGAAACCATCAGCACTACGGTCCGCGCACACTAAACAATCGACAGGTTCTCGTTTAACTGGTACCTCAACTTCTTGTTTTATGAAATCATTCCTCTTTGAATTCTCTTCATCATTTACACTACTACCGGAGTTCAATGCACTTAGTTCGGCCATGTTTATCCCCAAACTTTATTATTGCTTTACTAGCAAATTCAAAAAGGAGTACATGATGAAATGTAAAACACTCATAACTGCgatgaaagaaattaaaaagttaaatagttttcttggttaaagaaaaaaatacacaaaaagatGCAACAGCACAAATGACACATTCAACAATTGACGTTTCTCTGTTCTCTATAGACGGGCAGAATATTTATGACACTACAgataattaatagttttagCAGTATGTACACGGAGTGACtatagtgtttttattttattttatcgtgataataatattgttttgatatATGTTACTATGGGTGATACCATCATACataaatttgattattattacgCAGAAgcacattattttttcaattatttcatacGTTTCTGCGAAACCGTTGATGGCGCAGTGGTTAAGCGCTTGACTTGCAATTGGCAGATCTTCTTTCTTTCCCCACTTAGCAATCTTGATACACTAATATCGTAATGGCTTAAAATACAGATTGCAATGGGCGGTGTATTAATTAGTTAGGCAAGTAGCGTCGATTTCATGACACGcttactattaaattgtttgtattttctctcatttttctttgttttggtacgtaaaaacatttttttggaaCCAAAATGCTGTcatatattttcttactatatttatcgtatcctttaattttaaaa
This sequence is a window from Papilio machaon chromosome 3, ilPapMach1.1, whole genome shotgun sequence. Protein-coding genes within it:
- the LOC106716284 gene encoding zinc finger protein 729, yielding MAELSALNSGSSVNDEENSKRNDFIKQEVEVPVKREPVDCLVCADRSADGFEIHSTKTVVSNVTLYEFLCNLSQATLTSCENYSKYVCKTCYDLVNELERAEKEYKKLKDTFEAIINKNPLFDCRTSSSNLCTVKNEVFESVYDDLCKTDNDSEDEPLALTKHKRQRKVDKRKKKSSAEVKRRKRHKVNKDSWECNICGLVSPSGGTDAFQAHMLTSHGTEDAEIKDVKKEDILDDFQNSNDTLESILKIKKNEFLDDDDDDSGNYEPETLSNGKHRRNKLQSSTGPKRRKKREEKVLHPCDRCDAKYTSLLRLEQHKLKHEDSKPPYICEVCGAHYKHKRACDIHVALHKGISDWKCEECNKLFPSKGALQRHNNIHTGKLNYQCDLCGKSFIHTSSFKMHKLSHSGVKSHACDVCGLALMTRSHLKRHKRIHSGEKRHECSVCGKRFSERYNLVAHSKSHDSAAGCPPPAAPRTRIFRCNFCHERFDRKYMLERHCTMAHGRALERPPPTPRNTMSKLLKAQAAARRSHEPDSKEEQSPESRASPPVAQKLLAQLTSAGSVSASVSAWGTQFAPRAFH